In Streptomyces nojiriensis, one genomic interval encodes:
- a CDS encoding NAD(P)/FAD-dependent oxidoreductase — protein sequence MTINGGISFWYASERTGTPATPPRAPLTTDAAADVVIVGGGYTGLWTAYYLKRAAPDLRITVLEQKFCGYGASGRNGGWLYNGIAGRDRYAALHGRPAARRLQQAMNETVTEVIDVTAKEGIDADIHRGGVLEVARTPAQLGRLKAFHAHEVAFGETDRELHDAPATRARIDIADAVGSSWSPHGARIHPLKLVKGLAAAVEALGVVIHESTPVTEIAPRRAVTPYGTVRAPYVLRCTEGFTAALKGQKRSWLPMNSSMIVTAPLPAETWSRLGWSDSTLLGDMAHAYMYAQRTADDRIAIGGRGVPYRFGSRTDNDGRTQPATVSALTTLLTSFFPQLAGTEITHAWSGVLGVPRDWCATVTLDRVSGLGWAGGYVGSGVATANLAARTLRDLVLGESTELTTLPWVDHRVRRWEPEPFRWLGVQALYAAYREADRHETATHRPTTTPLARLADRISGRH from the coding sequence ATGACGATCAACGGCGGCATTTCCTTCTGGTACGCGTCCGAGCGAACCGGCACCCCGGCCACCCCGCCCCGCGCGCCCCTGACCACCGACGCCGCCGCCGACGTCGTCATCGTCGGCGGCGGCTACACCGGCCTGTGGACCGCCTACTACCTCAAGCGCGCCGCCCCCGACCTCCGCATCACCGTCCTGGAACAGAAGTTCTGCGGCTACGGCGCCTCCGGCCGCAACGGCGGCTGGCTCTACAACGGCATCGCCGGCCGCGACCGCTACGCCGCCCTCCACGGCCGCCCGGCCGCCCGCCGACTCCAGCAGGCCATGAACGAGACCGTCACCGAGGTCATCGACGTCACCGCCAAGGAAGGCATCGACGCCGACATCCACCGCGGCGGCGTCCTCGAGGTCGCCCGCACCCCCGCCCAGCTCGGCCGCCTGAAGGCCTTCCACGCCCACGAGGTCGCCTTCGGCGAGACCGACCGGGAGCTCCACGACGCCCCCGCCACCCGCGCCCGCATCGACATCGCCGACGCCGTCGGCTCCAGCTGGAGCCCCCACGGCGCCCGCATCCACCCCCTGAAGCTGGTCAAGGGCCTGGCCGCCGCCGTCGAAGCCCTCGGGGTGGTCATCCACGAGTCCACGCCCGTCACCGAGATCGCCCCGCGCCGGGCCGTCACCCCGTACGGCACGGTCCGCGCGCCCTACGTACTGCGCTGCACCGAGGGGTTCACCGCCGCCCTCAAGGGCCAGAAGCGCTCGTGGCTCCCCATGAACTCCTCGATGATCGTGACGGCCCCGCTCCCCGCCGAGACCTGGTCCCGACTGGGCTGGTCGGACAGCACGCTCCTCGGCGACATGGCCCACGCCTACATGTACGCCCAGCGCACCGCCGACGACCGCATCGCGATCGGCGGCCGCGGGGTCCCGTACCGCTTCGGATCCCGCACCGACAACGACGGCCGCACCCAGCCGGCCACCGTCTCCGCCCTGACCACCCTCCTGACCTCCTTCTTCCCGCAGCTCGCGGGTACGGAGATCACCCATGCCTGGTCGGGCGTGCTCGGCGTGCCCCGCGACTGGTGCGCCACCGTCACCCTGGACCGCGTCTCGGGCCTGGGCTGGGCGGGCGGCTACGTGGGCTCGGGCGTCGCCACCGCCAACCTCGCGGCCCGCACCCTGCGCGATCTGGTCCTCGGCGAATCCACCGAACTGACCACCCTGCCCTGGGTCGACCACCGCGTCCGCCGCTGGGAGCCGGAACCCTTCCGCTGGCTCGGCGTCCAGGCCCTCTACGCCGCCTACCGCGAGGCGGACCGCCACGAGACCGCCACCCACCGCCCGACGACGACCCCCCTGGCCCGCCTGGCCGACCGCATCTCGGGCCGCCACTGA
- a CDS encoding YdcF family protein — MISAQNWADAEQLWDFQQMHHEPRRCSVAIGLGSHDLGVAEVVVDLYQRGMSPLIVFTGATSRTTRERMPRGEAEHYRERALELGVPDSAILVEPKARNTGENIRFSRSLLADRGVSVESVLLVSKPYEERRAYATARKLWPEVEIVSASAPMTLAEYVESIQDPRLVFDMLVGAQQRLLVYPQQGFLIHQDVPLAVSLAYERLCVDGFTSRLAV, encoded by the coding sequence GTGATCTCCGCGCAGAACTGGGCCGACGCCGAACAGCTCTGGGACTTTCAGCAGATGCACCACGAGCCGCGGCGCTGCTCTGTGGCCATCGGGCTTGGCAGCCATGACCTCGGAGTCGCTGAAGTCGTGGTCGACCTGTACCAGCGCGGCATGTCGCCGCTGATCGTCTTCACCGGCGCCACAAGCCGAACGACTCGCGAGCGGATGCCCCGTGGTGAGGCGGAGCACTACCGTGAGCGGGCCCTAGAGTTGGGCGTTCCCGACTCTGCCATCCTCGTAGAGCCGAAGGCTCGAAACACGGGCGAGAACATCCGCTTCTCCCGGTCACTCCTTGCGGACCGGGGCGTGTCCGTCGAGTCGGTGCTGCTGGTCAGCAAGCCCTACGAGGAGCGGCGGGCCTACGCGACGGCCCGCAAGCTGTGGCCAGAGGTAGAGATCGTCAGCGCGTCCGCGCCGATGACGCTCGCCGAGTACGTGGAATCGATTCAGGATCCCCGGCTGGTCTTCGACATGCTCGTCGGCGCGCAGCAGAGGCTGCTTGTCTACCCCCAGCAAGGGTTCCTGATCCATCAGGATGTCCCCCTTGCGGTTTCTTTGGCCTACGAACGTCTCTGTGTCGACGGTTTTACTAGTCGCCTTGCGGTATAG
- a CDS encoding GntR family transcriptional regulator, with the protein MAPKWRELADKLAEQIRRGDYAPGQQLPHIRDLVDAGEGSKSTVHAAYKALEAEGLVTSSRGHGTVVRQQAPLKRLGIARYDKAKWRDGDEVAFIADRVASGRAYKRGEQTQSVSRVPAPPLVAAAHGLPEGAEVYARARLVKEGDQPTHTLTSYYRPEHVEGTRIVDPAPGPAGRGGGFRVLYDAGYEIDHMREELFARVATVEEATLLQLAPGEWVVELHRTTYTADGTVVEYAIGLHAATRFAWAYDFQVPDSAREATP; encoded by the coding sequence GTGGCACCCAAGTGGCGAGAGCTGGCTGACAAGCTGGCCGAACAGATCAGGCGGGGCGACTACGCCCCTGGCCAGCAGCTACCGCACATCCGCGACCTTGTGGATGCGGGTGAGGGTTCGAAGTCCACAGTCCACGCGGCATACAAGGCGCTCGAAGCCGAGGGACTTGTGACCTCGTCGCGGGGGCACGGCACGGTCGTGCGGCAGCAGGCTCCGTTGAAGCGTCTGGGCATCGCTCGGTACGACAAGGCGAAGTGGCGGGACGGCGATGAGGTGGCGTTCATCGCCGACCGCGTGGCATCAGGCCGTGCGTACAAGCGCGGCGAGCAGACGCAGAGCGTCAGCCGGGTGCCGGCGCCGCCGCTGGTGGCAGCGGCGCACGGGCTTCCCGAGGGTGCCGAGGTGTACGCGCGAGCCAGGCTCGTGAAGGAAGGCGACCAGCCGACACACACCCTGACCAGCTACTACCGACCCGAACACGTTGAGGGAACGCGCATCGTCGACCCGGCCCCGGGGCCCGCCGGCCGGGGCGGCGGCTTCCGCGTCCTCTACGACGCGGGTTACGAGATCGACCACATGCGTGAGGAGTTGTTCGCGAGGGTTGCGACAGTGGAGGAGGCGACGTTGCTCCAGCTGGCGCCCGGCGAGTGGGTCGTTGAACTGCACCGGACGACCTACACGGCGGACGGAACTGTCGTCGAGTACGCCATTGGCCTGCACGCGGCCACCCGGTTTGCGTGGGCCTACGACTTCCAGGTCCCCGACTCGGCGCGGGAGGCAACACCGTGA
- a CDS encoding DUF6284 family protein, which translates to MKSIAALQNLVTPWPDGLEPSDAELEAIEWEMPLILAEVDLLDAEIAVLDRAPSELDGQRIRRARRRMLAVRRDLTNQAAAVVGLTGGAA; encoded by the coding sequence ATGAAGTCCATCGCTGCACTTCAGAACCTCGTTACCCCGTGGCCGGATGGCTTGGAGCCGTCGGATGCGGAGCTGGAAGCGATCGAGTGGGAGATGCCGCTGATCCTGGCGGAGGTCGACCTGCTCGACGCGGAGATCGCCGTTCTGGACCGGGCGCCGTCCGAGCTGGACGGCCAGCGGATCCGCCGGGCCCGCCGACGGATGCTCGCCGTCCGCCGGGACCTGACCAACCAGGCCGCCGCCGTCGTGGGCCTGACGGGCGGTGCCGCATGA
- a CDS encoding RRQRL motif-containing zinc-binding protein translates to MSTLPVYRWRLAPEGLATRRQLRAVGLRPGGQDVAAQLERPRRRRGPLVAYLYRVDLAKPVRPMTPNRWAALAKADAARRRCPVCSDHLPYVIPPSLGMCVACHDFPEQRAA, encoded by the coding sequence ATGAGCACCCTGCCCGTCTACCGCTGGCGCCTCGCACCTGAGGGTCTGGCCACCCGCCGTCAGCTCCGCGCAGTCGGGCTCCGGCCCGGCGGCCAGGACGTCGCCGCCCAGCTGGAGCGCCCCCGGCGCCGACGGGGCCCGCTGGTCGCCTACCTGTACCGGGTCGACCTGGCGAAGCCGGTCCGTCCGATGACCCCCAACCGGTGGGCCGCGCTCGCCAAGGCGGATGCCGCCCGCCGCCGCTGCCCGGTCTGCAGCGACCACCTGCCCTACGTGATCCCGCCCTCGCTCGGCATGTGCGTGGCCTGCCACGACTTCCCGGAACAGCGCGCCGCCTGA
- a CDS encoding DNA cytosine methyltransferase, translated as MTHTADIRRDHNPDRPLLLDAFCCQGGAGMGYHRAGFDVTGVDITAQPRYPLGFHQGEALDFIRAFGEGFDFIHASPPCQRYSRAQKIQGRPHPDLIAPLREALQATGRPWVIENVEEAAPELRNPVAMCAAVFGMRTYRHRLFETGGGFTFTPPAHQAHTVPLTKMGRPRRAGEFAHYVGNFPGVAEARTDMGVPWMNRDGIRECVPPAYTQHIGRQALAFLNTQAVAA; from the coding sequence ATGACCCACACCGCCGACATCCGGCGAGACCACAACCCCGACCGGCCGTTACTCCTGGACGCGTTCTGCTGCCAGGGCGGCGCCGGCATGGGCTACCACCGGGCCGGATTCGACGTGACCGGCGTCGACATTACGGCTCAGCCCCGCTACCCGCTCGGCTTCCACCAGGGCGAGGCGCTCGACTTCATCCGCGCGTTCGGGGAGGGCTTCGACTTCATCCACGCCTCCCCGCCCTGCCAGCGCTACAGCCGGGCCCAGAAGATCCAGGGCCGCCCCCACCCCGACCTCATCGCCCCTCTCCGGGAAGCCCTTCAGGCCACCGGCCGGCCGTGGGTGATCGAGAACGTCGAGGAAGCCGCCCCCGAGCTGCGGAACCCCGTGGCGATGTGCGCGGCAGTCTTCGGGATGCGGACCTACCGCCACCGCCTCTTCGAGACCGGCGGCGGCTTCACCTTCACCCCGCCCGCCCACCAGGCCCACACCGTCCCGCTCACCAAGATGGGCCGCCCGCGCCGGGCCGGAGAGTTCGCCCACTACGTCGGCAACTTCCCCGGCGTCGCCGAAGCCCGCACCGACATGGGCGTCCCCTGGATGAACCGCGACGGGATCCGCGAATGCGTCCCCCCGGCCTACACCCAGCACATCGGCCGCCAGGCCCTCGCCTTCCTCAACACACAGGCGGTGGCCGCATGA
- a CDS encoding DNA cytosine methyltransferase: MSAPAMVLPLRRPNGLRVLDLCCGAGGLSMGYHLAGFDVTGVDNRPQPNYPFTFHQADALTFPLDGFDLIHASWPCQHFARVTAWRGDRTQHPDLLTPGRERLQASGIPWVIENVPEAPLRPDYLLCGSQFGLNVRRHRTFETSWGGGGDLLPPCWHHKKLLAFEHKGERAYADAMGCTWMNKTEARQAVPPAYTHWIATQHLTHTRQEEAA, translated from the coding sequence ATGAGCGCGCCCGCGATGGTGCTGCCGCTGCGGCGGCCGAACGGCCTGCGCGTGCTGGACCTGTGCTGCGGCGCCGGCGGACTGTCCATGGGCTACCACCTCGCCGGATTCGACGTCACCGGCGTCGACAACCGGCCCCAGCCGAACTACCCCTTCACCTTTCACCAAGCCGACGCCCTCACGTTCCCCCTCGACGGCTTCGACCTCATCCACGCCTCCTGGCCCTGCCAGCACTTCGCCCGCGTCACCGCCTGGCGCGGCGACCGCACCCAGCACCCCGACCTCCTCACCCCCGGCCGCGAACGGCTCCAGGCGTCCGGGATCCCATGGGTCATCGAGAACGTCCCCGAAGCACCCCTGCGGCCGGACTACCTGCTGTGCGGGTCGCAGTTCGGCCTCAACGTCCGCCGCCACCGCACCTTCGAAACCTCCTGGGGCGGCGGCGGAGACCTCCTCCCGCCCTGCTGGCACCACAAGAAGCTGCTGGCCTTCGAGCACAAGGGCGAACGCGCCTACGCCGACGCCATGGGCTGCACCTGGATGAACAAGACCGAAGCCCGCCAGGCCGTCCCCCCCGCCTACACCCACTGGATCGCCACCCAGCACCTCACCCACACCCGGCAGGAGGAAGCCGCATGA
- a CDS encoding bifunctional DNA primase/polymerase, whose product MNDLPGLDLPGLELLAHAIDTAQHGWHVFPLRPQDKRPAGHPERSCPGTGRCTTGHRTPEQRATTDPDLIAAAWTHAPYNVGIATGPSGLLVVDLDMLKPTDKEGTPDGVTAFEALCERAGQAVPTTYRVRTARGGRHLYFTQPDGARLGNTAGRLGKHIDTRGWGGYVVAPGSSTPDGSYTVLDSISPIPLPGWLANALTARPKSVRDVPMPLSVKGSRYAKAAVDNEVRNVAHAGDGTRNDTLLRAARALGRFVASGDLTRAEVEQALRSAAAGNATESERYYDDVITRGLNWSIANNPTSGRRAA is encoded by the coding sequence ATGAACGACCTGCCCGGTCTTGATCTGCCCGGTCTCGAACTCCTCGCCCACGCCATCGACACCGCCCAGCACGGCTGGCACGTCTTCCCCCTGCGCCCCCAGGACAAGCGGCCCGCCGGCCACCCCGAACGCTCCTGCCCCGGCACCGGCCGCTGCACCACCGGCCACCGCACCCCCGAGCAGCGGGCAACGACCGACCCGGACCTGATCGCCGCCGCGTGGACCCACGCGCCGTACAACGTCGGGATCGCGACCGGCCCGTCCGGGCTGCTCGTCGTCGACCTCGACATGCTCAAGCCGACAGACAAGGAGGGAACGCCTGACGGCGTAACGGCCTTTGAGGCGCTCTGCGAGCGCGCCGGACAGGCCGTCCCCACCACCTACCGCGTGCGGACCGCCCGTGGCGGGCGGCACCTGTACTTCACCCAGCCCGACGGGGCCCGGCTCGGCAACACCGCCGGACGTCTCGGGAAGCACATCGACACCCGGGGCTGGGGCGGGTACGTCGTCGCCCCCGGCAGCAGCACCCCGGACGGCTCCTACACGGTGCTGGACAGCATCAGCCCCATCCCACTCCCCGGATGGCTCGCCAACGCGCTGACGGCCCGGCCCAAGTCCGTCCGGGACGTTCCGATGCCCCTGAGCGTGAAGGGGTCCCGGTACGCGAAAGCGGCCGTCGACAACGAAGTACGGAACGTCGCCCATGCCGGGGATGGGACCCGCAACGACACGCTGCTCAGGGCCGCGAGGGCTCTGGGACGGTTCGTCGCGTCGGGCGACCTGACCCGCGCGGAGGTTGAGCAGGCTCTTAGAAGCGCAGCGGCGGGCAACGCCACCGAGTCGGAGCGCTACTACGACGACGTCATCACCCGAGGTCTGAACTGGTCGATCGCCAACAACCCCACCAGCGGCCGGCGCGCGGCATGA
- a CDS encoding DUF3631 domain-containing protein — MSDHKPQAAPIDGAGLLDEVEAFHRRFNIFPREAAYVAVTLWDAHAHLLDAFDATPRIAFLSPEPGSGKSRALDVIETLVPNSMAAVDASQSALFRSVAGIEGERPTILFDEIDTIFGPKAAGDENLRKFLNAGHTRGRKMYRCVGDGANQTVEGFPAYCAVALAGLGSLPDTVFTRSVIIRMRKKAPNEKCEPWRERIHKKQGHALRDRLFAWAESVRKQVTGSWPTMPDGITDRPADVWEPLLSVAEAAGGDWPERARDACLELVTAAKENDASSLGIRLLTDLRDHVFRGQERMPTATILECLLRMDDAPWADLDGKPLTSRVLSQMLGQYVTAANKPIKPRGIRVGSATPKGYYADDLADAWARYCPPHPQKSATAATSATPQVSGGESVAEPLPGIRHTPHQTATPQPAGVA, encoded by the coding sequence ATGAGCGACCACAAGCCCCAGGCCGCACCCATCGACGGAGCCGGTCTGCTCGACGAGGTGGAAGCCTTCCACCGGCGGTTCAACATTTTCCCGCGCGAGGCCGCCTACGTTGCCGTGACGCTGTGGGACGCGCACGCGCACCTGCTCGACGCCTTCGACGCCACCCCCCGCATCGCGTTCCTCTCCCCGGAGCCGGGGTCCGGCAAGAGCCGTGCTCTGGACGTGATCGAGACCCTCGTGCCCAACTCCATGGCAGCGGTGGACGCTTCTCAGTCCGCGCTGTTCCGGTCCGTCGCCGGGATCGAGGGAGAACGGCCCACGATCCTCTTCGACGAGATCGACACCATCTTCGGTCCCAAGGCCGCGGGCGATGAGAACCTGCGGAAGTTCCTCAATGCCGGTCACACCCGGGGCCGGAAGATGTACCGGTGCGTGGGGGACGGCGCGAACCAGACCGTGGAGGGCTTCCCGGCCTACTGCGCCGTCGCCCTCGCGGGTCTCGGCTCCCTGCCCGACACCGTCTTCACCCGCTCCGTCATCATCCGGATGCGCAAGAAGGCCCCCAACGAGAAGTGCGAGCCCTGGCGGGAGCGCATCCACAAGAAGCAGGGTCACGCTCTGCGCGACCGGCTCTTCGCCTGGGCCGAATCCGTCCGAAAGCAGGTCACCGGGTCCTGGCCGACCATGCCCGACGGGATCACCGACCGGCCGGCGGACGTGTGGGAACCGCTCCTCTCCGTCGCCGAAGCCGCGGGCGGTGACTGGCCCGAGCGGGCCCGTGACGCCTGCCTGGAACTGGTCACCGCCGCCAAGGAGAACGACGCCTCCTCCCTCGGTATCCGCCTGCTGACCGACCTGCGCGACCACGTCTTCCGCGGCCAGGAGCGGATGCCGACCGCGACCATCCTCGAATGCCTCCTCCGCATGGACGACGCCCCCTGGGCCGACCTGGACGGCAAGCCCCTCACCTCCCGCGTCCTGTCCCAGATGCTCGGCCAGTACGTCACCGCCGCCAACAAGCCCATCAAGCCCCGCGGGATCCGAGTCGGCTCCGCCACCCCCAAGGGCTACTACGCCGACGACCTGGCCGACGCCTGGGCCCGCTACTGCCCCCCGCACCCCCAGAAGTCCGCAACAGCCGCCACATCCGCCACACCGCAGGTCAGCGGGGGTGAATCTGTGGCGGAACCCCTCCCCGGCATCCGCCACACGCCCCACCAGACCGCCACACCGCAGCCCGCCGGCGTCGCCTGA
- a CDS encoding helix-turn-helix domain-containing protein, which produces MTTAAQSSSPVLCTVKDAVVLLRLGRSTIYELMASGELPFIKLGRARRIKRADIDAFVAQLPPQSV; this is translated from the coding sequence GTGACCACCGCAGCACAGTCCTCCTCCCCCGTCCTCTGCACCGTGAAGGACGCCGTCGTACTGCTCCGGCTCGGCCGCTCCACCATCTACGAGCTGATGGCCTCCGGCGAGCTGCCCTTCATCAAGCTCGGCCGGGCCCGCCGCATCAAGCGGGCGGACATCGACGCGTTCGTCGCCCAACTCCCGCCGCAGTCGGTCTGA
- a CDS encoding tyrosine-type recombinase/integrase — MSTRKPNMESSIYLGSDGWWHGRVTMGVKPDGGPDRRHRRAKTEAAVTKKVRELEKLRDEGRAVKAGRKPTVAQWMDTYLTTIASLKLKPRSLDDYWSKTRNDIIPGVGKHRLDKLAPEHLEAMYAVMLDEGHAPSHVVKVHRILSRALKIAHRRRIINENVATLVDPPSVDETEANPFSRDESKAFLAAAAQRPTFMRWAIGVGMGFRQGEALGLRWSYVDLEHGLFHPAWQLQRLTWKHGCRDARACGARLHRFEPCPPECSTHRNYVRGCPAPCPKTCRRHASACPERKGGGLAFTRPKTKKSQNPVPIPPPFLPYLLEHRARQEEQRRRAGELWEECDAVFTREDGRPLDPRADWAEFKELLAEAGISDRRQHDGSRHTAGTILNELGVDMPTIMEILRHTQISQTRRYVKGRSELSREAMRRMGEAFMPGPVPGRAATPEPGPGPLSETRTETESTRAARARRRRKIR; from the coding sequence ATGAGCACCCGTAAGCCGAATATGGAGTCGTCCATCTACCTTGGCAGTGACGGGTGGTGGCACGGCCGCGTCACGATGGGCGTGAAGCCCGACGGCGGACCGGACCGCCGGCACCGCCGGGCGAAGACCGAGGCCGCCGTCACCAAGAAGGTCCGCGAGCTGGAGAAGCTGCGCGACGAGGGCCGGGCCGTGAAGGCCGGGCGCAAGCCGACCGTCGCACAGTGGATGGACACGTACCTGACGACGATCGCGAGCCTGAAGCTGAAGCCGCGGTCCCTGGACGACTACTGGTCGAAGACCCGCAACGACATCATCCCCGGGGTCGGCAAGCACCGCCTCGACAAGCTCGCGCCCGAGCATCTGGAGGCCATGTACGCGGTCATGCTCGACGAGGGCCACGCCCCGTCGCACGTGGTCAAGGTGCACCGCATCCTGTCCCGGGCCCTGAAGATCGCCCACCGCCGCCGGATCATCAACGAGAACGTCGCCACCCTCGTGGACCCCCCGTCCGTGGACGAGACGGAGGCGAACCCGTTCTCGCGGGACGAGTCGAAGGCCTTTCTCGCCGCCGCCGCGCAGCGCCCCACGTTCATGCGGTGGGCGATCGGGGTCGGCATGGGATTCCGGCAAGGTGAGGCCCTGGGCCTGCGCTGGTCGTACGTCGACCTGGAGCACGGGCTGTTCCATCCCGCCTGGCAGCTCCAGCGGCTCACCTGGAAGCACGGGTGCCGGGACGCACGCGCCTGCGGAGCCCGGCTCCATCGGTTCGAGCCGTGCCCGCCCGAGTGCTCGACGCACAGGAACTACGTCCGCGGCTGTCCGGCGCCGTGCCCGAAGACCTGCCGCCGGCACGCGAGCGCCTGCCCCGAGCGAAAGGGCGGAGGCCTGGCCTTCACCCGGCCCAAGACGAAGAAGAGCCAGAACCCCGTGCCGATCCCGCCGCCTTTCCTGCCCTATCTCCTGGAGCACAGGGCGAGGCAGGAAGAGCAGCGGCGGAGGGCCGGGGAGCTGTGGGAGGAGTGCGACGCCGTATTTACGCGCGAGGACGGCCGGCCTTTGGATCCGCGGGCGGACTGGGCGGAATTCAAGGAGCTGCTCGCCGAGGCCGGGATCAGCGACCGGCGCCAGCACGACGGGAGCCGTCACACGGCGGGGACGATCCTGAACGAGCTGGGGGTGGACATGCCCACCATCATGGAGATCCTCCGGCACACCCAGATCAGTCAGACGCGCCGGTACGTGAAGGGGCGCTCCGAGCTGTCCCGCGAGGCGATGCGGCGGATGGGCGAGGCCTTCATGCCGGGCCCCGTGCCCGGCCGCGCGGCGACTCCCGAACCTGGCCCCGGACCCCTGTCTGAGACCAGAACTGAGACAGAGAGCACCCGCGCGGCGCGGGCCCGGCGTCGCCGCAAGATTCGCTGA
- a CDS encoding ABC transporter ATP-binding protein → MASVTFDKATRLYPGGDKPAVDQLELEIQDGEFLVLVGPSGCGKSTSLRMLAGLEDVNGGAIRIGDRDVTHLPPKDRDIAMVFQNYALYPHMSVADNMGFALKIAGEDKATIRKKVEDAAKMLDLTQYLDRKPKALSGGQRQRVAMGRAIVRKPQVFLMDEPLSNLDAKLRVSTRTQIAALQRDLGITTVYVTHDQVEAMTMGDRVAVLKDGLLQQVDTPRNMYDRPANLFVAGFIGSPAMNLVEVPITDGGVKFGDSVVPVSREALSAAADAGDRTVTVGVRPEHFDVAETGGLTMVVNVVEELGADGYVYGSTTSAGGSQDLVVRVGGRQVPEKGSSLHVVPRADEIHVFSTSSGERLSD, encoded by the coding sequence ATGGCTTCTGTCACTTTCGACAAGGCGACCCGGCTGTACCCCGGCGGCGACAAGCCCGCCGTCGACCAGCTCGAGCTGGAGATCCAGGACGGCGAGTTCCTCGTCCTCGTCGGCCCGTCCGGCTGCGGCAAGTCCACCTCGCTGCGCATGCTGGCCGGCCTGGAGGACGTCAACGGCGGCGCCATCCGCATCGGTGACCGCGACGTCACGCACCTGCCGCCCAAGGACCGGGACATCGCGATGGTGTTCCAGAACTACGCGCTCTACCCGCACATGTCCGTCGCCGACAACATGGGCTTCGCGCTCAAGATCGCCGGCGAGGACAAGGCCACCATCCGCAAGAAGGTGGAGGACGCGGCGAAGATGCTCGACCTCACCCAGTACCTCGACCGGAAGCCGAAGGCGCTCTCCGGCGGTCAGCGCCAGCGCGTCGCCATGGGCCGCGCCATCGTGCGCAAGCCGCAGGTGTTCCTCATGGACGAGCCGCTGTCGAACCTCGACGCCAAGCTCCGCGTCTCCACCCGCACGCAGATCGCCGCGCTCCAGCGCGACCTCGGCATCACCACGGTCTACGTCACCCACGACCAGGTCGAGGCCATGACGATGGGCGACCGCGTGGCCGTTCTGAAGGACGGGCTGCTCCAGCAGGTCGACACCCCGCGCAACATGTACGACCGCCCCGCGAACCTCTTCGTCGCCGGCTTCATCGGCTCGCCGGCCATGAACCTGGTCGAGGTCCCGATCACCGACGGCGGTGTGAAGTTCGGCGACAGCGTCGTCCCGGTGTCCCGCGAGGCGCTGTCCGCGGCGGCCGACGCGGGCGACCGCACCGTCACGGTCGGCGTCCGCCCGGAGCACTTCGACGTCGCCGAGACGGGCGGTCTGACCATGGTCGTGAACGTCGTCGAGGAGCTCGGCGCCGACGGCTACGTCTACGGCTCCACGACCTCCGCCGGGGGCTCTCAGGACCTCGTGGTCCGCGTGGGCGGCCGCCAGGTCCCGGAGAAGGGCTCCAGCCTCCACGTGGTGCCCCGCGCGGACGAGATCCACGTCTTCTCGACCTCCTCCGGCGAGCGGCTGTCCGACTAG